The nucleotide window TCCTGCTTTTGTCTTGGGTTACCTGTTTCGATGTGCGCCCAATGCAACTAGATTGTCAATTTGTCTTCCCAGAGCTTTGTGTTGTCTGTCTGCATCGACGAAGGTACGAAGGTATGAAGAAGTGGGAGTCATCGTCCAGAGCACGTTAATCTGGTAATTAGCAATCATCTACATGGGTTTATTTGTAGGATCTACATCTATATACATTTCTATCGATCTGCGCATTTGTACTATCTATCCTGTCCTGGGCAACGATTGAACAACCTTTGATTATCGCTCATTCATTCTTTCACCTAACGAACTTGTCGCCTGCCCGACCATCACATCGCGTCGAGTTGGATTGAACTTAGTCGTATCAAGTTAGGCCTCCAGGTCCTTCTCGGCCTTCTCGACTTGCTTCGGTTTAGCATTTTgcaaagacaagaaagcGTTCCATGGGATGTTGACTGCGTTGATAGCTAATAATCGGTATTGAAGGGGGATGAACTGTGTGTGAAGAGCCGAACATATGGTATGTCAGCTTAGTCAGCATGCATGAATGCCAAATGGTCGGCTCCTGGAAGTGCAGTGTTGAAAGGACAGTACAGAGGATAAAGGAAGACTTACACCCTACCGAACAACAAGACGGATCAAACATCAGGTACCgatgtcagctcagctcagcagcAAGGCGGGTCCACTCCTGAAGGCAGGATGGAAACTTCATAAGGGGTTCTACTCACCATATTGAGGGTTTGGAAAGGGATGAACCTGGATGTTAATGCAATGAGTTTAAATGCTTCTTTGTACTTGTGTAAGTCTTTGAACTCACAACATCCAATTCGCCTTCAAAGTAGGGGCGAAAGCCTAAACCGTGAACACGTCAACATCTCAGCGGATGCCATATAGCTCGTAATTCCTTGTACACCGAGAAGACTGAGGTTGGACGGTGGGAAGAATCTAGAAATGATGTttatcactcacctcttgcCATTTCGCTCGGGCATCAGCAAGGGTCTTACCTTCCATCAAGGTCATTGCGTGGAAAAAGCCTACGAGTGCACCGAATCAGATCAATTGCTTCTGTTTAGCCCTCCAGGAGATTGGTATGAACAGGCAAGACTGGATTACTCACCGGTCAAGACGAAAGGCGCAAAGACGAATTGATCTAATCCGACTCTGGCGAACGTAGCAGGCCATTTAGATCTGATGGGTAATCTCTCCAAGGTCCTGAACCATACGGTGACTGCTGGAGCGAAAATACCTCCTCCCCAAACGACGATCCGGCTGTGAGCGTGAAGCAAAGCGAGCACACCGAGGTAAGGATGTGGATCATGCAGGCGAGGAATGGACGAGTTTACGGCGAGTTGAATATTGGGACAAGCGAAGAACGGTGAGCCGAGGGCGATAGAGAAGTAAAGGGTTACAGGATCGGCATGGATATAAGCTAATGGATACAATCACCTGATAAGGTAGATAACAGGAACTCACGCAGTTCGAACGAAATCATGCTTGGAgcctttcttctctatcAATTGCTGAGCGACGACTAGATCGATTAAATCGAGTGAATCAGCCAGGATCCCACATATCTCATTTGGGAGACTGTGTCCGGTTGACAGAGATGCAACATACCATCACCAGTAGCAAACAGGACCTAATTGAGCTTCATATTAGCCTTTCAATTGAGTAATATGAATGACACCTGGAATCATCCGACCCTCTACATCCGCTTCTACGTCCACGTTCTACGTCGTGGCCTTGCACCCAATGCAGTGCCATATGACGGTTCACCAGAGTGAAGTTTTGATATAGTCCGACTGCACTcacagctgaagaagccatACCCCCGACCAGAGGTCTTCGCGTCAAAAAAGCGGAATAAGCACCTAACAATCCGGCCATTTTGCTCTTTCGATCCCTATTACTTGTTCAAATTTGGTCGTCTGGCCGAGTGtaggagaaagaagatgaattaCTGCTATCCTGTTGAGTGTGTGATAGTCTACCAAAGAAGTCTGAGATTTGTTCAGGGAGCTCTGCAGTTATCCAAGGTTGAACAAAGCGGTTGGAGCGGTATGACAAAAGGACAAAGAAAGGGGTCCCGCGGGGTGGTTTCGTGTAATGAATtcacttccttcttcctgaaTCTCTGTAGAGCGACTAGTAAACTCAGCCTTGGGTTGATGAAGGCGTTTCGTCCAGCGGGTCTTGATAGGAGAGGTATGTGTAATGTGTACAGAAGTGAATAATAAAGAAGTGTAGACTTCCAGACAGACACAAAACTTTATTCCTCTGCTTTGGCTTTTAGCGTTTAGCCGAAGCTCCACCACGTCATCCTGCTATCCTACAAAATAAGGCGGATCGGAAGGTTCtcatccgaatccgaatctcAATACGAAAACCTGCCGGCGGTCGGACTGCATCGCTACGTTCTTGTACAattgatgtatgtatggatgcatgcatgcatgtacTGCATTTGATACATGACTCTGTTGATGCAGTTCCTCTCCAGGCTGTACTGGCATCGATATAGGATTGGGCATAGGCCTTCCACGACGAGGAGGGCCATCAAACCAATTCGAAATACCTTGCAACTGTGCACGCGCGATCATCAGTCGAGGCATCAACAGCAAGTTACCACTGTTCCGATCACTTACCCTCCCAGTCCGTGACTGCCTTCTTCCACACCTCCAACTCATGCACCCTCGTACCCCCATAATGATCCACGAAGTAATCCCCCAGGACCTCCCTCGCTGTACTGTCCTTAGCCATGAAAGCGTCCACCGCACCCTCCAAGGACGTGGGTAGATGTTTGACCGTATCTCTCGTTACCCCAGGCGAATTCAACGGGCCATACGGCAGTGTCGTCTTGTTCTTTATACCCCTGAAACCCAATGCGAAGATTGCTGAAAGAGCGTAATATGGGTTCATCTGCACGTGAACTTGTAATCAGCGACATTGATCGAACCATTGGATTCGATCTGTGCGTATTGGCACACACATCTGCACCGGGAACTCTGACTTCAAACCTCGTAGCATACCCTTTCACCCCGGGCCCACTTAATATCCTCACAGACGCAGCTCGCGAATCATATCCGTACGAAGCAGTATCAGGCGCCCACATTGCCTATACATGGGCGTCAGCATCGTCAGCATCGGCTATCCTGATGCAACTACCAGACCAGCTCAAAGCTTACCTGACCGCCCTGTAAACGCTTGTACGAGTTTATCGTAGGACAGAACATCGGTAATACTACATGAGACCAAATCAGCTGTCATCGTCACTGGCATCGACAGCTGCGCAAAGGACTTACCATCCGGCATACCTTCCAGCAGACCAGCTAAGAACCACTCAGCCTCCTGACTCAGGTATTTCACATCATCATATTCCGCATCTTTCCGTCCGCCCgatttctcctcttcctccgacaCGGCAAATATATTTCGCCCATTCTTGTCTCGTAGAGATACATGTATATGCCTAGACCGAAAATTCGTATGAGCGATACTCTAATGAGGTATCTACAGGCGGCTGAGCTCACCCTGAACAGCCTGGAAGCTATAACGATACGAAAAAAATCAGCTTTTGCCAACAGGTAAGCATTCGAGATGGCTAGTTCACGTACATCTCCCCATGGCTTAGCCATGAAAGTCGGCATGATATCATATTTCATCCCCACCGACTTGGCTACAAGCTTGAACAGACACGCGTTATCCGCCATTCGAGCTGCGTCGGTATACGCCAATGCAGTTTCAAATACTCCTGGACCGGTCTCGGTGTCTACCAGTCAAGGTGTTAGCCCATTACCATGCCATTTGTCATGCCCGTTGAGCTGAACCTGAACCATGCGGATGACAAAGGGTTATGAGGACTTCGTAAATCAGCAGGACGACTTACGATGACCTTCAACTTCTATGCCAAAGTCAAGTGCCATATCGTACAAATCATGGAAATAATCCTGATTCAGCGTCGGCCTCAACAAAGAATATCCGTGCACTGTTCAAGACAAGTTGGATCAGCTGCACTTTTATTTTCAAACCAATGACGAAGTggtagctgactcactgCCCGGTGTGAGAGGTTTGAGATCATGGAATTTCTTATCTGCCAACGATTGGGCGTTCTCTTTGAATTGGAAATACTATTCCGTAGAACATtactcgtcagcttcacttGAATCGATTGCAGACTGTCTCACTTGGATCCGAAGATTGAGCACCAAATGACGATTAACTCACCTCGAACTCTGCTCCTGCCATAGCCTCAAATCCCAATTCTTTGCCTACGCCTTCATCCAGGACCGTCCGCAACAGACTCCTTGGATCAACTATCAACGGCTTATTCGTCTCCGGAACGATGAAActgcagaggaagaacgggATGTTTTTCTCCCATTTGAGTCTTCGGTAAGTCGACAGGTCGATCGTAGCCCACAGATCCCGATATCCGTTCGACCAATTCGCAACTAAGAGTTCTTTGGTGTATGCTAAATCGTGAACTGCAGTCCAACttggatgatcagctgtTATCCACCCGCCGATCTCGGAAAGGAGAGTCGGAAGCGTGGTATTCGATGCAGttgtgaatgatgagatatGCAGATTTGCAGCTCAAGTGCTATAAAGCTAAATAATGAAGACACTCACTATCCCACCCGTAGATCGTTGAGCAAAACCCAAATCCATCGCCTTTGACCGAGCTGAGGAACTTGTCTTTCGACATGATCTTTCCTCTGAGCACGCCATCTACGTCGACGCCTAGAAGGTCAAGAGTGATCAGGTAAGTCAGTTATGGGGACATCTACCCTGTTGCAATTCGATGTAAGGCGTGATGAAGACGGGGAGAAGACATACCTGCTACTTTGACTTTATTATCATCCTTCAATAGCTCTTTGAGCTCTTCGAGGCTCGTAGGCGCATTGGAAGTGGGCGAGGGGGGCATCTTGGCGAAGCTGGATCCGATGGGCAAGGGCGAATAGGACAGTTCCAATGAACCTTGAGGTGACTGGTGAAGTTATAAAGCAGTACCTATACATCGAGGCAAGAGACAACTCTGCGGCTATCAATGGTGACAGATAAACAGCCTAAATCGAATACGAAGCCACGTGGAAATGACGCACTGTTCCTGCACTGAGCGGAATCATATGGTAGATTAATGTCAGTCGCGTCGATCAAAATCAGCTGCAAGATCATGTTAGATCCAGTTAATACTATCCATACATGACTTCGCAGGATACTCAGTAGCAATTCCCTCAACACCATTTCCCCAGGAAGAACGAACAACATGCCCCCTCAAGCTAAATCAATCGCAGCGTATTTCAAACCAACGAACGTAGCCTCCGCAACAGCCAATGGTGCAGCATCCTCTGCCTCGAGTATAACTACGCCCGAACGACAGAAGAAAAGCACGTTAAGCGAGGCAGCTAAGCGGGCTATAGTCGAGGGAGCAGCTGCTGCCTCTGCTTCTACGGCAGATTCTTCAGGAgtgaaggaagatggtgaaccGTCTGCTAAGAAACAGAAGATTGATAATAGTCCAGCAGGAAGTGAGTAGCATCTTATCTCACCTCACATCAACCGCCAACCGAAACTCGATCCTGGATTTCACTCTCAGGAACAACTGCGCTGATGTTGACGGGCTCGGTAGAATCAGCAATTGCAGATATCTTCACCAAAACAGCGATAACATCAACGTCCCCAGCCAAATCGAAAATACCTGTCATCCGATCAAAGACTCGCGAGGAGCTCAGAGCGCGAATAGCCGAAAAACCAGAATGGATCGCCAAGTTAAGTCTGGAGGTCGATACGATGGGCGAAGATTGGTTATTGGCCTTACAGGATGAACTGACCAAATCGTATTTCCTCAATGTGAGTGTAGTTCTAATTTTTCCGCATGATCTGAACCCGATCACCTCAAAATGAACCCCTTAATCTTCCGTAGATGTCATTGCACCTTCTGTTTCCTAATGTTGCAGGTCGCGATATGGCATGACACGCTGATACGCATACTGGCTCTTCTCCCCATGATGCAGCTGAAAGAGTTCGTGACGAATGAACAGAAGACGAAAAAAGTATTTCCACCCGGTATGTTCAGCTACATTACAAGGCATGATTTGACAACTGAATCACACAGCGATCCCTTGCCAGCCGAGGACATCTATTCTTGGTCACGATTCTGCCCTTTGAAAGACGTTAGAGTGGTGATCATAGGTAAGCTATATCACCCGCTCTTACCGGACTGGCTCGTAGCTGATTAGCCATTTACTCATGTTTAGGCCAAGACCCATATCATGTGAGTCTAGCGGTGATCAAATATGGGCGAAGGAGTACCGGAGCTGATTGTCTGTCTGTCATCCCAATGAAACAGGACGATGGTCAAGCACATGTACGTATCATCCTTCCCAAGTAATCATACCATCTTATCTTGACTGAAGGATGGGGCTTATTGCGTATGTATTACAGGGCCTCGCATTTTCCGTCCGAAAAGGCGTCCGGATTCCGCCATCCTTGCGAAATATGTATAAAGAAATGCACGATGAGATACCAGGATTTGTCATTCCCAAACATGGGTGAGTCGGACTCTTCCCCTGGCCTTAAATTCACGCTGCTCTCAAGTTCAAGTCTCTAGTCTCAGCGATCTTGACCTTCCGCACGAGAGAAGTATAGCTGAATAGTAAATACTTTATTTATGACGTCTAGCGATCTGACTGAATGGGCTAAACACGGTGTATTGCTCTTAAATACCTCGTTGACCGTCCGAGCACACGAAGTGAGTCCGGCGAACCTTTCTTCTGCTGTCCCTACTCCAGTCCATCAATTTATCAATATCTAAACCATTCTGATACAGTAGAAGAGCATGACTGGCTAATGCGACCTTTCTGATCAGGCCGGATCTCACGCAAACAAAGGATGGGACCAATTCACCGCGGCCGTCTTAAAAGTAGTCACTTCGCGTCTCGCACCTAACTCCGCGCCTTCTCTAGCCCCAGCTTCCGCAACAGCAACAGACGAGAAAGTCCCCGGGGCAAAGGGGGTGGTATTTATGGCTTGGGGTGCTCATGCAGCTAAGATGTGTGCTGGAGTCGACAATGTACGTCCCACTCACCTATCTAATCTCAATTCTCTGGTCATCTGTGTTACGGTTTCCCCTTCTATGTTCTTTTACTGCTATTGTTCACGTTGCCCTTTCAATCcgaatcaaaatcaaaacaaaTCATCTCTCAATTGATAGCCCGAACGGAACTGCTGTCTTTGAAATTGAGATGACCTGCGCTCATGATGACTTCCATACACATGCTGACTTGCTAAATGACAGAAAACACATCTGATCCTGAAATCCGCTCATCCATCGCCCTTGTCTGCTAACAGAGGGTTTCTGGGTAATAATCATTTCAAAAAAGCCAACGAATGGTTACAGGTCAAATACGGTCCGGAGGGCGGGATCGACTGGAAAGCTTTGGGAGCGGGCGAAGATGGATTGTCTAAGTGATCCAAGTGATCCAAGTGATCGGGTAATGCTTTCTTTGGAGCTGGGCTGCTTGCATCTTACATCTTACATCAGTCCAAAGAATTATCGTTGTTTTATGCTTGCTCAGCCATTTGGTCTCTCTCCAAGTCGCAATTCTCCATATGCTATctagaggaagaaggagtttGTTTTGTATGATAGTCTTATAATGTATACATCTGCATATATTTACAAAGACAACATCAcgaatgatgatcatcctcaGACTTATGTTTTTGTCCATATTGATGACTAGCAAACGCCTTCCTATGCACTTTGATCGGCCACAGCGACagtcccactcccactcccacttcccgAAGCCTCACTACCGTCCGTTATAGCTGCTGCGGATTTACCTTTCTGCGGTCTAGCTCTCCCCCAAACGACTTTAGCTTTCTTCCCTCCAACTTCTATTCCACCTTGGGCAGATAACGCCTCCGCTACTCGCTCGGCTAGCGCGCGTAATTTGAAATTTATGAAAGCGCAATCTGTTTTATTGGACGTGAATacacaatgatcagctcttgctCTCCAGTACATTAAGGAGGAAACGGAGGCTTTGCTGAAACTCGATACTCACGAGACGCTTCGACAAGCGTTatcgatctgatctcgatcggTTTCACAAAGGGACAATAAGCTACGAGGGCAGCGCGCACTTCCGATTCGGTCGTTTGTGGTAATCCAAGGAACAGGATTGTTGTCTgaatcaagaagatggaattCAAACAGGAAATATCAGTATTGTAAATATGGGTAGATAATTGACGACTCGAAAATCGAAAATCgaaaatcaagctcgaaatTCGAAACTCGATACTCACAATAGATTTATCATCTGGCGCTTTCATCCCTTTACTCTCCGCCGATtccctcagcatcttcttaGCGACAGGATCGTTCTTCCCGTAATATCGATCTACCATATTCTGCTTCGACAACTCCCCTTCTTTCGGTATTTCGTGTCTAATCAAGGCCAATCATCATGAGTCAACACAAGTCTTATTTTTTGAGAATACGACTTGATATGTGACGAAGGACCGAGAAATGACTAGTATaggtgagatgagatgagaagCGACGAAAGGGACGAATGTAACCCATCGGGACTAGCGAGTTGACTCGCGGCGGAAACATAGCAATCGTgggggagaaagagaacgagTACCCACCTAAAAGGACACTCTCCACCTCGTTTACATTCCCCTTTAACGAAGAAACTGCATATATGTGGTCGATTCCTCTTGTAATACGGGTCCGTCCTCGCCAGTCCCTTCAGCATCTCCCGGCCTGCTCGAGTGGCGACTTCCGAGTCGAACGTCGTCCCGTCGGGAGAGTCTGCCATTTGAGCTTCTAAATTTTGAATATAGTATTCTGTGAACGTATTAATCACCATTAGTGTTTACTTCCCCTTTTCGACCCtctccagctcatccccAAGCGACACACAGCAAGACCAAGGTACGGGAGTAGGACACAGAATTGGATCTATACTCACGCTTGTTGATATCTGATGTGGGTGCTTGGGCTTTACGTCCCAATGCCGCATCTCGCACTTGCACAGGTAACCCATATTCCCTAATTGACAAGATTACCGATCCGACTTGATGTCAGCTGCCGACTTCCCATATGATTTGGCGGATTTAAAATATGACACGGATGGGGAACGCTCGCTCACAGATCAAGTAGACACGTTTGACAGACCCCCTTTATCTTCGCGCAGGTATTACAAATCTCAGTCTTCTTATATCGTGCTCCGGCTCCTGGATTCCACCTGAAGACTGTGAACGGTCGATTACAGATCTTGCATTCGTTGCCGAATTCCTGCTTTGACTGTGGATCGAGGGATGAGTCATCATCAGCAGGCAATCTACAGATTCGGGAGGTCCGATCGAAATAGATATTTCACTTACCATTCGCACATATGGATTCGGACCCAGACCTATAATCATCAAtaatcagcttaccttgagcGCATGCGTGAGCTGGAAGCTGACACACATGTTTCACACCTATCAGACACTCGAGACGTCAGCTACTGAGTGCTCTGACGAAATTGAGCAAtacagctgacttacagTATCGGGAAATCAGAACTCTCCACTCCTATTTTCTGTTCACGCGATACCAACCATATCAGCAATCCTGCCCCCTCGGGACCCACCAGACAACGATTAGAGTCGATTTAACTTGAAACTCACGTTGATATCGTGCTTGGCCGGCATCTTGATAATTTTCCCTCTTTTTATCGCAGGCTgacagaagaagggaagataagTAGCTGATTATACACAAATGTTGTCTGAAATCAACAATAACTGGAAGTCAAACGCAAAGGTGGCGATATGATAATCAGTCATCCCACGTCATATATATCGTTGAAGAAACAGCAGACGCGATACatttgatcccgctcttTGGCCGTTGATTTCATGTcacggaggaagaaccgACACACACAACTTGTCTTTGTTAGAACGTTAGAATCAAATCAGTTGTGCCAGATATATACCACTTACACATGCTGTCTATACCCCCTTCACCACGATTGTCCACCGCCCCAATGATGGATTCGAGAACCTGTTTGAGCGACCCACCATTGCTAGGCAGACAGGACGGACGGCAGTTGCATTCTATCTCCGTGATTTCGGTTCATTCTCGATGTCCGAGCACACAGGGATCAGTGCGCTTGGACCATCAGGcgtttcatctttcttcccgAATCCTCCGGGAAGCTTTTGTTGATGTATTCTCTCACCTGCATTCGAATCGCTCGATGTCTCCAGCATCTCGATCGAATCTTGGGTTAATGAGGTCATCCTAATAAGGTGTTCTCGCCTTGACGACGACTAACATCGATTGAAGGCTGTAGCATGgatatcaatctcaattcgAGAGTTCGAGAATGGATCACAACGTGAAGCCACCGCACCTTCCTCCTGGTATCTCGGAGCGTCCTTCACAACGGTACTCGGCTGCAGATCAGGTCCGTCTGTGATGCCAAAGCACGTTCCAAAATAACTTAGATCAGGACCGCTCTTCACATGGTGGACGATCCCCGTTCCTCTCAAATGTGTCCGAGGCATCGGTTTGCATGGAATTAAGTCGTGAAGGACATACCTTGGCCAACAAGTTGAAGGATACGGCAGGAGTCAGTCTGCGTGTGTGGAGGAAAAGGATCATCCGTTGCATGGACAAGGCACAGGAACCCGTCTCGCATTCCCGAGCTCAACCAGAAAACCTCCTGGGCTGAACAGAGCATACGGGCGCCGAGGATACAGCAAATACATATAGAGGCGGTGTTAAAAATCGATCAGTGCGTAACCTGAAACACGCACTTGCTTGTCTGTCAACACTAATTCTCCGTCCGAACACTCGATGTGTTGGTTGTCCGTTTTCCGTGATTCGTCATGCTCGCTGAAAAAACACAACCTCGTAACAAAAGTATACTAATTTGATCCAGACCCGACTCTCCTCTGAGATAGCACTGTACCTTTGGTCCAAAGGCTGTTACCCACTCTCACACCCTCACGCCCTCGAGCCTCGGATCCCGAATCCGCCCAAAGAGATCTTGAGAGGCTATCAAGTTGATCGGATGAAGCTGGAATCCACAAGAGCGTCTACCCCGTTTGGAGTGGAGCGGCACACTTACACTAACACGGACACATTCCCCCCTGATGTGCGTAACATGCACAAGCTTTTAGTgctccatcaacatcaagaaaTGCAGGAAGGTGCGTTTCTGCCGTAGTTGGTCGAACCTTCGCCTTTGGGCGTTTTaccttctcttcgatatACATTATTGTATTTTGCTGATGTAGAACATCAAACAAGTGGAACGTCAGGGTATCTGTGTCCTTCAACCGGGAAGAAAGGGGTTCCCTTTTGATTGTATCCACGGCTTCACTCCATTTCATTGCTCATTGTTGACGTTTTACTGAACGACAAGACTAGGGGCAAAGGGGAATCTAAAGGACACTACTGATAATTCATTCTCACGCATGATACCATGATACTCTTGCTAACAACCCAAGTTCCCTTTGTTCCTCTTATAAAGCTatatgatctccttcaagcaattatctttcttctcccttttgatcttcccatcccatccccttctctgcgcatcgcatcgcataGCTTCCTGATACTTATTCTCATATTCACACTCACACCTATATTCCCGTATACGCTATCATCCTTTGTTCGTCTAAACCCAACCAACATCAACTTAACGCAAAGTACCACATTATACCATTCTTTATTGAATTATCACCATCTTTCGATCAACTTAGATAATTGATATATCTACCTTACCCTGCCTCTCAATTCCCTCGCCTCTCCCTAGGTCAAGACCCAACCACCTGCAATTTACTTCACTCCGTTCCAAGCTCACGTTCTCCACACTTGGTCACCTTACCTCTTACCACCCTACCTTCTCACTCACTTTTGTTCCCAAACCCCCctcttttctcttcctctAATAGTCCACGATGAAATCCACTACTATCCTCGTCACTCTGATCTCCCTCGCCAGCTCCGTCTCAGCCAGTGGATTCGGTGGCTTCTCCCGAGGAGGCTCCTTCAACTTCGGTTGCGGTCTGTCCATCAAGCAAAAAGCAAGCCACGAGCAGAAAGACTGGTGTTCCGGTACAGGTAGTTTCTTCACCAACTTCAAGGGTGGCCCTCTCTGTTGCTCCGATCACACCAGACAACCGTGAGTCGAATCTTATCTTGACTCCAACTGCACTCACGTACCCATAGATAAGATACTGAAGTCGTTGAAAACGTTTTCCAGGCCTTCAAGCGGAACTACCTGTCCCTTCGGCTGGTCGCAGCACTTCAAAGCtggatggtgagtccccCTTTTCTCTCCGCATGATTGTACAGCGATGCGCTACAATATATCACAACTTGCTGGTTATGTGGCACCCTTTGAATCGCTTAGGCTGATACATCATGGTCGTTCTGCTGCAGCTGTATCCCGCCTAAGGAAGTCTCCCCTTGTGATTGTGGTGAAGGCTACAAATGGGATTCCAACTCGCACAAGTGCGTCAAGAACACTGGTAAATGCCACGGTGGTCAATGGTGGCACGATCGATCCGATACTTGCTGCGACGATTCATGGCAACACAACCCACCGAAGGGTGACTGTCCAAGTGGTATCAAGTGTCCTTCTGGTATGTCAATTCCTCTCGTAGTATACCAACCGATATCATTCTTCCATATCGTGCCCATAGGCGCACACAAATCGTAGAGTCTGCGCTGAACACAAGTATGATCGCTTGACCTCTCAGGCTGGTTCTGGCACAAGGGCCAGAAGAAATGTCGACCTACCGGACCTCACTCCCCTGAACCAGATTGCGATGACTGGGACGAACACAACCGTGAGTCTTCCTTGCCCTTCCTCCCATCCTGCCCTGTATACTAGGTACAATTGGACTTGATGTGTTGCACGGTGAGGAGTGAAGCTGATCCTGAGGGGTCATTCGCAGACTGCTGTGGTGGACATACCGGACCATCTCAAGGTGCAGGAAAAGgtcagtcaaatcatcaaggtcaaggtggcAACGGCAAGTTCCCATGGGGAGGCAACAAGttcaatcaagctgactttgaaAAATGGTGGTCTCAATTCGCTTCAAAAGGTAACGGCGGTAACAAGTGGGGATGGAAACGTGATGAGACTCAACAAGCCGCTTTGTCTTTCCCTCAAACTGATCTCGATAAGATGTATTGCCCCGGTTCTCTTCACGCTTGGTATGTCTACctccctttcccccttgTCATAGCCCACGCTCGTGTCACCGTGTCTATGGCGGTAGTATGTACTTGCGCAAAAGCTGATCAGTGATGACTTCGTGCGATGTAGTACCGTCCCGACtgttggtggtggtgaa belongs to Kwoniella dejecticola CBS 10117 chromosome 10, complete sequence and includes:
- a CDS encoding uracil-DNA glycosylase produces the protein MPPQAKSIAAYFKPTNVASATANGAASSASSITTPERQKKSTLSEAAKRAIVEGAAAASASTADSSGVKEDGEPSAKKQKIDNSPAGKSAIADIFTKTAITSTSPAKSKIPVIRSKTREELRARIAEKPEWIAKLSLEVDTMGEDWLLALQDELTKSYFLNLKEFVTNEQKTKKVFPPAEDIYSWSRFCPLKDVRVVIIGQDPYHDDGQAHGLAFSVRKGVRIPPSLRNMYKEMHDEIPGFVIPKHGDLTEWAKHGVLLLNTSLTVRAHEAGSHANKGWDQFTAAVLKVVTSRLAPNSAPSLAPASATATDEKVPGAKGVVFMAWGAHAAKMCAGVDNKTHLILKSAHPSPLSANRGFLGNNHFKKANEWLQVKYGPEGGIDWKALGAGEDGLSK
- a CDS encoding protein SYM1; the encoded protein is MAGLLGAYSAFLTRRPLVGGMASSAVLFATGDVVAQQLIEKKGSKHDFVRTARIVVWGGGIFAPAVTVWFRTLERLPIRSKWPATFARVGLDQFVFAPFVLTGFFHAMTLMEGKTLADARAKWQEAFAPTLKANWMLFIPFQTLNMFIPLQYRLLAINAVNIPWNAFLSLQNAKPKQVEKAEKDLEA
- a CDS encoding pre-mRNA-splicing factor SLT11 translates to MPAKHDINKIGVESSDFPILCETCLGPNPYVRMSKQEFGNECKICNRPFTVFRWNPGAGARYKKTEICNTCAKIKGVCQTCLLDLEYGLPVQVRDAALGRKAQAPTSDINKQYYIQNLEAQMADSPDGTTFDSEVATRAGREMLKGLARTDPYYKRNRPHICSFFVKGECKRGGECPFRHEIPKEGELSKQNMVDRYYGKNDPVAKKMLRESAESKGMKAPDDKSITTILFLGLPQTTESEVRAALVAYCPFVKPIEIRSITLVEASHCAFINFKLRALAERVAEALSAQGGIEVGGKKAKVVWGRARPQKGKSAAAITDGSEASGSGSGSGTVAVADQSA